One segment of Asaia bogorensis NBRC 16594 DNA contains the following:
- a CDS encoding DUF3147 family protein, whose amino-acid sequence MLALFVRSALSGVLIACASIVARRFPGFGALIASLPLVSVLGMIWLWRDRPDAANMADHAEATFWYVLPSLPMFLLIPALLRHGVGFWPALGAGCLLTIVLYLAVTWIGPRFGLVL is encoded by the coding sequence GTGCTTGCTCTGTTTGTCAGATCAGCCCTGTCGGGTGTGTTGATTGCCTGCGCTTCGATTGTGGCGCGTCGCTTTCCCGGTTTCGGCGCGCTGATCGCCTCATTACCGCTGGTATCCGTGCTGGGCATGATCTGGCTGTGGCGTGACAGGCCCGACGCGGCCAACATGGCCGATCATGCGGAGGCGACGTTCTGGTACGTCCTGCCCTCCTTGCCCATGTTCCTCCTTATCCCGGCGCTGCTTCGGCACGGGGTGGGGTTCTGGCCCGCCCTCGGTGCTGGCTGCCTGCTGACGATCGTACTCTACCTTGCGGTGACATGGATCGGGCCGCGCTTCGGGCTTGTCCTGTAA
- a CDS encoding tetratricopeptide repeat protein, producing the protein MSDTRSRAHASRIDTGLALLAGGETVQAEAIFREILAVDVECAGAWHGLACVARALGQPRVAIASAAQALQLEKNDREKSRFHITLAAALDEAGHLREAVSVCRVALLLEPRDFRGKAFLAELLHRSGQGDEAEREFREALALSADPASLLARRGAFLMAQRDFVTASETFKALIARLSVGAGYDSNAGHARDADKTLRQAQAAAYANLGAACFEAGAMSEALTALQTALSLDVPSAQTLNNLGLVYHALGAFAQAESLFTQALSHAPDDAGIKGNHATLLAEIGREHEAEQAFCAVPQPPPTGAAVSDAAGTLAFHRARFNLGVLQLARGDYAQGWANFEHRLALTPLPSDLPRWSGEATAQRVCIQAEQGLGDALQFLRFVPCAAERAPLLLSMPAPLQGLLRAMPSLTPLLRSGRVVLDGEATLFCPMLSLPHVLGVEHIDAKPILDLGVALEPGRVGIFHAGSPTYRFNARRSLPVSMLAPLVAVPGYEFVSFQAEGERAAAPAFGMAQGVGSTLLDTAREMARCELIIGVDSLLAHVAGSAGMELWLLDRVGGDWRWQGPDWYARTRVFRPVDHAPPAEAWPVVVTRVAQALRDRESK; encoded by the coding sequence ATGTCGGATACGCGCTCAAGGGCTCACGCCTCACGGATTGATACGGGTCTTGCCCTTCTCGCAGGTGGGGAAACCGTGCAGGCGGAGGCCATCTTTCGGGAAATACTCGCAGTCGATGTCGAGTGTGCGGGGGCGTGGCATGGGTTGGCCTGCGTGGCGCGTGCCTTGGGGCAGCCCCGCGTGGCCATTGCTTCAGCCGCGCAGGCCCTTCAGCTGGAAAAGAATGACCGCGAGAAATCGCGCTTTCACATCACGCTTGCTGCGGCGCTGGATGAGGCCGGACACCTGCGAGAAGCGGTCTCGGTCTGTCGCGTGGCCCTTTTGCTTGAGCCGCGCGATTTCAGGGGCAAGGCGTTTCTCGCAGAACTGCTGCATCGCAGCGGACAGGGTGACGAGGCTGAACGTGAATTCCGTGAGGCACTCGCTCTCTCTGCCGACCCGGCCTCGTTGCTCGCTCGCCGCGGCGCCTTCCTGATGGCGCAGCGCGACTTCGTGACGGCATCCGAGACGTTCAAGGCACTGATCGCCCGGTTGTCCGTCGGTGCTGGCTACGACAGCAATGCAGGCCATGCCAGAGACGCTGACAAGACTCTGCGGCAGGCACAGGCGGCAGCCTATGCCAATCTTGGCGCAGCGTGTTTTGAGGCAGGTGCCATGAGCGAGGCGCTGACCGCCCTGCAAACAGCGTTATCGCTCGATGTGCCAAGCGCGCAGACGCTCAATAATCTGGGCCTCGTCTATCATGCGCTCGGTGCTTTCGCTCAGGCAGAGAGCCTTTTTACTCAGGCGCTCTCTCATGCCCCTGACGATGCAGGCATCAAGGGGAACCATGCGACGCTTCTTGCCGAGATCGGCAGGGAGCATGAAGCCGAGCAGGCTTTCTGCGCCGTGCCGCAGCCGCCCCCCACTGGCGCAGCTGTCAGCGACGCAGCCGGGACTCTGGCCTTTCATCGTGCACGGTTCAATCTCGGCGTACTCCAGCTGGCCCGTGGCGATTACGCCCAGGGCTGGGCCAATTTCGAGCACAGGCTCGCTCTCACACCGCTACCGTCAGATCTGCCGCGCTGGTCGGGTGAGGCAACCGCTCAACGCGTTTGCATCCAGGCCGAGCAGGGATTGGGTGACGCGTTGCAGTTCCTGCGCTTTGTGCCCTGCGCGGCTGAGCGGGCACCGCTCCTCCTGTCGATGCCGGCACCGCTCCAGGGGCTACTTCGCGCTATGCCATCCCTGACGCCGCTTCTTCGTTCAGGTCGTGTCGTTCTTGATGGCGAGGCAACGCTGTTTTGCCCGATGCTGAGCCTTCCACACGTACTGGGTGTAGAGCATATCGACGCAAAGCCGATCCTTGATCTTGGGGTTGCGCTCGAGCCGGGCCGCGTGGGTATTTTTCATGCGGGGAGTCCGACCTATCGCTTCAATGCGCGTCGTTCATTGCCTGTTTCGATGCTCGCGCCGCTGGTCGCTGTGCCTGGTTATGAGTTCGTCAGCTTTCAGGCCGAAGGGGAGCGTGCGGCGGCCCCGGCATTTGGCATGGCGCAGGGCGTTGGTTCCACATTGCTCGACACGGCAAGGGAAATGGCCCGATGCGAGCTGATTATCGGCGTGGATAGTCTGCTGGCCCACGTGGCGGGATCGGCGGGCATGGAGCTCTGGCTTCTCGACCGCGTCGGGGGAGACTGGCGCTGGCAGGGGCCTGACTGGTACGCGAGGACACGGGTGTTCCGCCCTGTCGATCACGCACCGCCTGCTGAGGCGTGGCCTGTCGTGGTGACACGTGTCGCTCAGGCCCTGCGTGACAGGGAAAGCAAATAA
- the mutS gene encoding DNA mismatch repair protein MutS gives MTTPAITGATPSAEGATPAMAQWFSLKAQEPDALLFFRMGDFYELFFADAETASMALDISLTTRGKHNEEPIPMCGVPVAAAPAYLARLIRRGFRVAVAEQTEAARKAGDPPQKGPLSRAIVRLVTAGTLTEDELLEAGRPNLLFALSAPARKPRASDACGAAWIDISTGSFETTTLPRTQIEELLARLDPSEILADPALVPEPFALRVAPNLVPPGIDSARTRMAQIFEVPQINVLGDFTDEEIRAGALVLDYVRRSQAGAMPRIARPLRRDDSETLGLDPATRASLDLVQARDGTTTHTLFSAVDRCVSAAGQRLLAQWIAAPSTDLTLIQSRQEGWRWIGAQPGLMEAITPILRRSPDLARALGRLSAGRGLPRDLAATRDLLQAADALVALLEPVCDDATPSLIRALFAGLYGRADALLETLEKSLSDSLPARIEDGGVIATGYDADLDRYRGLRDDSKRTLAALQQSYAEKFGVATLKIKHHAQLGYIIETSALHGARLRDCPELSFRQGTANLVRFTTEELLDLDRAILEAADRAGALERRLFAALVAETVSHPALPELAELFALADVLTGSARLAQGGTWCSPEMTQDQSFALKACRHPVVEAALDRATRFIPNDCHLPPDQRVMLLTGPNMAGKSTFLRQTALAVILAQAGLPVPAEKARIGIVDRLFSRVGAADDLARGRSTFMVEMTETAAILRQAGPRSLVVVDEIGRGTSTLDGLAIAWATLEALHSQLGSRTIFATHFHELCGLSDSMPRLTPFTMAVREWQGEVIFQHEVRKGSARKSWGVHVAQLAGVPLPVVQRATRLLAALERDQGRSGPQLPLFEAAPPPPVAKDHLREALETIDPDTLSPRDALEALYALRKLALETKNDLT, from the coding sequence ATGACGACCCCCGCGATTACGGGTGCAACCCCCTCTGCCGAGGGGGCGACGCCTGCCATGGCGCAGTGGTTTTCACTCAAGGCGCAGGAACCCGATGCGCTGCTGTTCTTTCGTATGGGCGATTTCTACGAGCTTTTTTTCGCCGATGCCGAAACCGCGTCGATGGCGCTCGATATCAGCCTGACCACACGGGGCAAGCATAACGAAGAGCCGATCCCCATGTGTGGCGTCCCGGTTGCGGCCGCCCCGGCCTATCTCGCCCGCCTGATTCGTCGCGGCTTTCGTGTGGCTGTGGCGGAGCAGACCGAAGCCGCGCGCAAGGCGGGTGATCCTCCCCAGAAAGGCCCCCTGTCGCGGGCTATCGTGCGTCTTGTCACGGCAGGGACGCTGACCGAAGACGAACTGCTCGAAGCCGGTCGCCCCAACCTTCTCTTCGCCCTTTCCGCCCCCGCGCGCAAACCACGCGCCAGCGATGCGTGCGGCGCGGCGTGGATCGATATCTCCACCGGATCGTTCGAAACTACGACGCTGCCGCGTACCCAGATCGAGGAGTTGCTCGCCCGCCTCGACCCATCGGAAATCCTTGCCGACCCGGCGCTTGTCCCGGAACCCTTCGCGCTGCGCGTCGCCCCCAACTTGGTTCCGCCCGGCATCGATTCAGCACGGACGCGCATGGCGCAGATTTTTGAAGTCCCTCAAATTAACGTTCTGGGCGACTTCACCGACGAGGAGATCCGCGCAGGCGCCCTGGTGCTTGATTATGTGCGTCGCAGCCAGGCCGGTGCGATGCCCCGTATCGCCCGCCCCCTAAGACGGGATGATTCCGAGACGCTGGGTCTCGATCCTGCAACACGCGCCAGCCTCGATCTCGTACAGGCCAGGGACGGCACGACCACGCATACGCTTTTTTCAGCGGTGGATCGCTGTGTCAGCGCAGCCGGGCAACGCCTGCTCGCCCAGTGGATCGCAGCCCCCTCTACCGATCTGACACTCATCCAGAGTCGCCAGGAAGGCTGGCGCTGGATTGGTGCCCAGCCGGGGCTGATGGAGGCGATAACGCCCATCCTGCGGCGCAGTCCCGACCTTGCCCGCGCCCTGGGCCGCCTCTCGGCGGGGCGCGGCCTGCCGCGCGATCTGGCTGCCACACGTGATTTGCTGCAAGCGGCTGACGCACTCGTGGCGTTGCTCGAGCCGGTTTGCGACGATGCAACGCCTTCGCTCATCCGAGCGCTTTTCGCCGGGCTGTACGGCCGCGCCGATGCCCTGCTGGAGACGCTGGAAAAATCCCTGTCAGACTCCCTGCCCGCCCGTATTGAGGATGGCGGGGTTATCGCCACCGGCTATGATGCCGATCTCGATCGTTACCGTGGCCTGCGTGACGACAGCAAACGTACCCTTGCAGCGCTTCAGCAAAGCTATGCCGAGAAATTCGGCGTTGCCACGCTCAAGATAAAACATCACGCGCAACTGGGTTACATCATCGAGACCTCGGCGCTGCATGGGGCAAGGCTTCGGGATTGCCCCGAGCTTTCCTTCAGGCAGGGCACGGCCAATCTGGTGCGGTTCACCACAGAGGAACTGCTCGACCTCGACCGGGCTATTCTGGAGGCTGCCGACCGCGCCGGGGCGCTGGAGCGTCGTCTGTTCGCCGCGCTGGTTGCCGAAACTGTCTCCCATCCTGCCCTGCCCGAACTGGCGGAGCTTTTTGCGCTGGCCGATGTGCTGACTGGCAGTGCGCGCCTGGCGCAGGGTGGCACCTGGTGCAGTCCCGAAATGACGCAGGATCAGAGCTTTGCGCTCAAGGCCTGCCGTCACCCTGTGGTTGAGGCGGCCCTGGACCGCGCCACGCGCTTCATCCCCAATGACTGCCACCTGCCCCCCGACCAGCGCGTGATGCTGCTGACCGGCCCCAACATGGCCGGCAAATCGACCTTCCTGCGCCAGACGGCCCTCGCCGTTATCCTCGCCCAGGCCGGTCTGCCCGTTCCGGCGGAGAAAGCCCGTATCGGCATCGTCGATCGCCTGTTCTCCCGCGTGGGCGCTGCTGATGATCTCGCGCGCGGACGCTCGACCTTCATGGTTGAAATGACCGAGACAGCCGCCATCCTGCGTCAGGCCGGGCCGCGCTCACTTGTGGTGGTGGACGAGATCGGCCGTGGCACCTCCACGCTGGACGGGCTTGCCATCGCCTGGGCCACGCTTGAAGCGCTTCACTCGCAGCTTGGCTCACGCACTATCTTCGCCACGCATTTTCATGAGCTATGCGGCCTGTCCGATTCGATGCCCCGACTGACACCGTTCACCATGGCGGTGCGCGAATGGCAGGGCGAGGTGATTTTCCAGCATGAGGTGCGCAAGGGCTCGGCGCGCAAGAGCTGGGGGGTACACGTGGCCCAGCTGGCAGGCGTTCCGCTACCGGTCGTACAGCGTGCCACGCGCCTGCTGGCAGCCCTTGAGCGCGATCAGGGGCGCAGTGGGCCGCAACTCCCACTATTTGAGGCCGCCCCGCCTCCCCCTGTGGCGAAAGATCACCTGCGTGAAGCGCTGGAAACGATCGACCCCGACACCCTTTCGCCGCGCGACGCTCTGGAGGCCCTCTACGCGCTACGCAAACTTGCGCTTGAAACAAAGAACGATTTGACCTGA
- a CDS encoding L-dopachrome tautomerase-related protein, producing the protein MVAFSRSLPSRFLPPRHPLRFRFRAISAVASLALLAHAAPARASHERPWVADTEGARVVATIDLPEARRWKQALPLKNNRIVLLCDATEQGVGSGNNCLMRLSADQTSKPVASPLTIVWPEGGTEPHVNTSLLPVALAYGTDGTLWLLDGGADKAAPRLIRFDPTSGRVLQTQEIPAEGYTPQSRFTAFAVHGDMAYLADEGGIALTVLDLRRHAATRFFAGYPTSRGHVPLTIDGHSVPGKDGHPLTRDLAYLALETNGQWLYELAPTGPIYRLSADLLNDPSVTPSELMEGVTQWRGTPTVSGITIDDKATLYLTDISAGRVLSFDTARHPHILLSSHELVGAGMPQWVPGEAGHSTTGAGELYIPVGSRLLRIALP; encoded by the coding sequence ATGGTCGCCTTCTCACGCTCTCTGCCCAGCCGCTTCCTGCCCCCACGCCACCCGCTCAGATTCCGTTTCCGAGCGATTTCGGCAGTTGCCAGCCTTGCCCTGCTTGCCCATGCAGCACCGGCGAGAGCGTCTCATGAGCGCCCTTGGGTTGCCGATACCGAAGGCGCGCGTGTGGTTGCGACAATCGATCTGCCCGAGGCACGCCGCTGGAAACAGGCCCTCCCCCTCAAGAACAACCGGATCGTCCTGCTATGCGACGCTACGGAACAAGGCGTCGGGTCCGGAAATAACTGCCTGATGAGGCTGAGCGCAGATCAGACTTCGAAGCCCGTCGCCTCGCCCCTGACGATCGTATGGCCGGAAGGCGGCACAGAGCCTCACGTTAACACGTCTCTCTTGCCCGTTGCCCTCGCTTACGGCACTGACGGTACGCTGTGGTTGCTCGACGGGGGCGCAGACAAGGCCGCGCCGCGCCTGATCCGTTTTGACCCGACATCAGGGCGGGTCCTCCAGACGCAGGAGATCCCCGCCGAAGGATACACGCCCCAATCCCGCTTCACGGCATTCGCCGTTCATGGCGACATGGCCTATCTGGCTGATGAGGGTGGCATTGCCCTGACCGTGCTTGACCTCAGACGTCATGCTGCCACGCGGTTTTTCGCTGGCTACCCCACATCTCGCGGGCATGTGCCCCTGACCATCGATGGCCACTCGGTACCGGGCAAGGACGGGCATCCCCTCACGCGCGACCTTGCCTATCTGGCACTCGAAACCAACGGTCAATGGCTTTACGAGCTGGCCCCTACCGGGCCGATCTACCGCCTCTCCGCCGATCTGCTGAACGATCCTTCCGTGACCCCGTCCGAACTCATGGAAGGGGTGACGCAATGGCGTGGCACGCCCACCGTCAGCGGGATCACGATCGATGACAAGGCCACGCTCTATCTGACCGATATCAGCGCGGGACGCGTCCTGAGTTTCGACACCGCACGGCATCCGCATATCCTTCTGTCATCGCATGAACTGGTCGGGGCCGGTATGCCGCAATGGGTGCCGGGCGAAGCCGGGCACAGCACCACGGGCGCGGGGGAGCTTTACATTCCGGTCGGATCCAGGCTGTTGCGCATTGCCCTGCCCTGA
- the thrC gene encoding threonine synthase, translating into MQYRSTRGDARPRSFSDILLAGLAEDGGLYMPETWPRFTADEWRAMRSLSYPDLAAKILSVFAAGSIDLPTLQKLCAKAYAGFSHAAIAPLVEVENGLFSMELFHGPTLAFKDMAMQLLGQLFEHVLTERNQRVTIVGATSGDTGSAAIEAFRGSPHLSVAILHPMGRTSDVQRRQMTTVHDDNILNIAVEGTFDDCQDLVKAMFADTGFRDEIGLSAVNSINWARIAAQIPYYVRAALMMGAPDREVSFAVPTGNFGNVLAAWAASQMGLPIRRLCIGSNRNDILTRFLTSNDMSMRAVEPSLSPSMDIQISSNFERLLFELLDRDPVACRETMQSFRQTGRMSVDPAVWNRARERFGALMLDDEATLGEMKALWDNSLYLADPHSAIGLAAGRQEQEPGIPMIVAATAHPAKFPDAVRKATGIDPALPPHLADLFAREERYETQPNELNLVEDAVRRHLAGHVHAA; encoded by the coding sequence ATGCAGTACCGTTCCACCCGCGGCGATGCGCGCCCGCGCTCCTTTTCAGACATCCTGCTCGCCGGTCTGGCAGAGGATGGTGGGCTGTACATGCCGGAAACCTGGCCCCGCTTCACGGCAGATGAGTGGCGCGCCATGCGCAGCCTCTCCTATCCTGATCTGGCCGCAAAAATCCTCTCGGTCTTTGCCGCGGGCAGCATAGACCTGCCGACATTGCAGAAGCTCTGCGCGAAGGCCTATGCCGGTTTTTCGCATGCCGCCATCGCGCCGCTGGTAGAGGTCGAGAACGGGCTGTTCTCGATGGAGCTGTTTCACGGCCCCACCCTCGCCTTCAAGGACATGGCCATGCAGCTGCTTGGCCAGCTTTTCGAGCATGTCCTGACGGAGCGCAACCAGCGCGTGACGATCGTGGGCGCCACGTCGGGCGATACCGGCTCTGCGGCCATCGAGGCTTTCCGTGGCAGCCCACATCTCTCGGTTGCGATCCTGCATCCGATGGGCCGCACATCGGATGTGCAGCGCCGCCAGATGACGACTGTTCACGATGACAACATCCTGAACATCGCCGTCGAGGGGACATTCGATGATTGTCAGGATCTGGTGAAGGCCATGTTTGCCGATACCGGCTTTCGCGATGAGATCGGCCTTTCCGCGGTCAATTCGATCAACTGGGCACGCATTGCCGCACAGATCCCGTATTACGTGCGCGCTGCCCTCATGATGGGTGCGCCTGATCGCGAAGTCTCATTTGCCGTTCCGACGGGCAATTTCGGCAATGTGCTCGCGGCCTGGGCGGCCAGCCAGATGGGGCTGCCAATCCGCCGTCTGTGCATTGGCTCGAACCGCAACGACATTCTTACCCGCTTCCTGACCAGCAACGACATGAGCATGCGCGCCGTTGAGCCAAGCCTGTCGCCCTCGATGGATATCCAGATTTCATCCAATTTCGAGCGCCTGCTGTTTGAACTGCTCGATCGCGATCCGGTTGCCTGCCGGGAAACCATGCAGAGTTTCCGCCAGACAGGCCGCATGAGCGTCGATCCTGCCGTATGGAACCGTGCGCGTGAGCGTTTTGGCGCTCTCATGCTCGATGATGAGGCAACGCTGGGCGAGATGAAGGCGCTGTGGGACAATTCGCTCTATCTGGCCGACCCGCACAGCGCGATCGGACTGGCTGCTGGCCGTCAGGAGCAGGAGCCGGGAATTCCGATGATCGTGGCCGCCACGGCCCATCCAGCCAAGTTCCCCGATGCTGTGCGCAAGGCCACGGGTATCGACCCGGCGCTACCGCCGCATCTGGCGGATCTGTTCGCCCGTGAAGAGCGTTACGAAACGCAGCCCAATGAGCTCAACCTCGTTGAGGATGCCGTAAGGCGTCATCTGGCCGGTCACGTTCACGCGGCCTGA
- a CDS encoding [protein-PII] uridylyltransferase, translating into MREPISLLETDMQSALTTALDRVRQPDGSVSREDAVSLFRRHIGRHHGEIRRLFEGRQLKGIAAASTLAQLMDGAIASLFDLSRAAAKAPADGLSLCATGGYGSGLLAPYSDIDLLFLTDEIPAPETTAQIEYMLYFLWDLGVRVGHATRSIEGCLQAAAEDLTIRTTLLDARRITGAERLFVELGARFSRSEANALSFIHDKIDEREKRHKRFGDNPYMVEPNIKEGRGGLRDLQTLNWMTRVFQDSSDINPAHPHRPHEPVFTTLGLLTEQEANRARRAWNFLWTIRLHLHYIAGRADERLAFDVQPVIGGRMGYAGHGRQQGVERFMRHYFLTTREVMRLTRILEPSIMERLQGPVREAPYQGTILTPADASHFRLINDQIAPADAQCFENDPRLMVRMLDAAFQDNLELHPTAIQQLIRNERRIASLRDDPMTMRVFLSLLMRPTEMNREHARPSGADWLTILNDTGFLGALLPDWSRIVGQMQFDTYHIYTVDEHNIEAVRMLGWIEAGAMADEIPLVYDLARDMQSRRAMYVATLLHDVAKGRGGDHSVLGAEVAQHVCPQLGLDAEETETVSWLILHHLLLSQTAFRRDIDDPRTILDLADIIQSPERLRLLLLLTIADMRAVSPNVWNAWKATLLRELYSRVAEVLEGGLAATERDERVSHAKELVRDGLLQQGVAADQAEHFLTLGYAGYWLGFDADTHIRHARLVLDSEIHSAPLTIEATPIPQRDVTEITIFSADHSGLFSQIAGGLAVAGASIVDARIHTLSDGMALDTFWVQDSNGRAFDTPLQLARLNSLIEQALSSRLAIGAELDRLADQRATRRMRAIHVPARVVIDNRASERHTIIEINGRDRPGLLYDITRTISEQSLQISSAHITTYGMRAVDVFYVRDLVGTKVTSETRMAEIRTALLATMNQDDTTRPLKPVAA; encoded by the coding sequence ATGCGCGAACCCATCTCCCTCCTTGAAACCGACATGCAGTCAGCCCTGACCACGGCCCTTGACCGTGTGCGTCAGCCGGATGGCTCTGTTTCACGCGAGGATGCCGTCAGCCTCTTCCGCCGTCATATCGGTCGTCATCACGGCGAGATCCGCAGGCTTTTCGAGGGGCGCCAGCTCAAGGGCATTGCTGCCGCGTCAACTCTGGCGCAGCTGATGGATGGAGCCATCGCGAGCCTTTTCGACCTGTCCCGCGCGGCGGCCAAGGCCCCGGCAGACGGCCTCAGCCTCTGTGCTACGGGTGGCTATGGCAGTGGCCTTCTTGCCCCCTATAGTGACATCGATCTGCTTTTTCTCACCGACGAGATCCCCGCGCCCGAAACGACCGCGCAGATCGAATACATGCTGTATTTCCTGTGGGATCTGGGCGTTCGAGTGGGTCATGCCACGCGGTCCATTGAAGGCTGCCTGCAAGCGGCTGCTGAAGATCTGACCATACGCACCACCCTTCTGGATGCGCGACGGATCACCGGGGCAGAGCGCCTGTTCGTCGAACTCGGTGCGCGTTTCAGCCGTAGCGAAGCAAACGCCTTGTCTTTTATCCATGACAAGATCGACGAGCGCGAGAAACGTCATAAACGTTTCGGCGACAACCCCTATATGGTTGAGCCGAACATCAAGGAGGGACGCGGCGGCCTGCGTGACCTCCAGACCCTGAACTGGATGACGCGGGTCTTTCAGGACAGCAGCGACATCAATCCCGCCCATCCTCACCGCCCGCACGAACCCGTTTTCACGACATTAGGGCTCCTGACCGAGCAGGAAGCCAACCGCGCACGACGCGCCTGGAATTTCCTCTGGACCATCAGGCTGCATCTTCATTACATCGCCGGAAGGGCTGACGAGCGTCTGGCCTTTGACGTCCAGCCTGTCATTGGCGGCCGTATGGGCTATGCCGGTCATGGACGACAACAGGGCGTCGAGCGCTTCATGCGCCACTACTTCCTCACCACACGTGAGGTCATGCGCCTGACCCGTATCCTCGAACCCAGCATCATGGAACGCCTGCAAGGCCCTGTTCGCGAGGCCCCCTATCAGGGAACGATCCTGACGCCCGCAGATGCCAGCCATTTCCGACTGATCAATGACCAGATCGCGCCCGCGGATGCGCAGTGCTTCGAGAACGATCCGCGCCTGATGGTCCGGATGCTCGATGCGGCATTCCAAGACAATCTGGAACTGCATCCGACCGCCATCCAGCAACTCATACGCAATGAGCGCCGGATTGCCTCGCTGCGTGACGACCCGATGACCATGCGGGTGTTTCTGTCGCTTCTCATGCGCCCGACAGAGATGAACCGGGAACATGCCCGCCCCAGCGGGGCAGACTGGCTCACCATTCTCAACGATACGGGATTTCTTGGCGCGTTGCTGCCTGACTGGTCGCGTATCGTCGGACAGATGCAGTTCGATACCTATCATATCTATACGGTCGATGAGCATAATATCGAGGCCGTGCGTATGCTTGGCTGGATCGAGGCCGGGGCCATGGCGGATGAAATTCCGCTCGTTTACGATCTGGCTCGCGACATGCAGTCGCGTCGCGCCATGTATGTGGCCACGCTTTTGCATGACGTTGCCAAAGGGCGCGGTGGCGATCACTCGGTTCTCGGCGCAGAGGTGGCACAGCATGTCTGTCCGCAGCTTGGGCTGGATGCCGAAGAGACCGAGACGGTCTCATGGCTCATCCTGCATCATCTGCTTCTGAGCCAGACCGCTTTCCGTCGCGATATTGACGACCCGCGCACCATTCTCGACCTCGCGGACATCATCCAGTCTCCAGAGCGCCTCCGCCTGCTGCTGCTGCTCACCATCGCCGATATGCGTGCCGTAAGCCCGAATGTCTGGAATGCCTGGAAAGCGACCCTGCTGCGCGAGCTCTACAGCCGCGTTGCCGAGGTGCTTGAAGGAGGCCTGGCAGCGACAGAGCGCGACGAGCGTGTAAGCCACGCGAAGGAACTGGTGCGTGACGGCCTGCTTCAGCAGGGTGTCGCCGCCGATCAGGCCGAGCACTTCCTGACACTGGGCTATGCGGGTTACTGGCTGGGCTTTGACGCCGATACCCATATCCGCCACGCACGACTGGTTCTTGATTCCGAAATCCATTCGGCTCCGCTGACAATCGAGGCGACCCCGATCCCGCAGCGTGACGTGACCGAAATCACCATTTTCAGCGCCGACCACTCAGGGCTGTTTTCACAAATCGCCGGTGGACTCGCTGTTGCCGGTGCCTCGATCGTCGATGCCCGTATCCATACGCTCAGTGATGGCATGGCGCTTGATACGTTCTGGGTGCAGGACAGCAACGGACGCGCCTTTGACACGCCGCTGCAACTGGCGCGCCTGAACAGTCTGATCGAGCAGGCTCTTTCGAGCCGCCTCGCCATCGGTGCTGAACTTGACCGCCTTGCCGATCAACGCGCGACACGCCGCATGAGAGCCATCCATGTTCCGGCCCGTGTCGTGATCGACAACCGCGCCTCGGAGCGTCACACGATCATCGAAATCAACGGGCGCGACCGCCCCGGACTGCTATACGATATCACCCGCACCATCAGTGAGCAGTCACTGCAGATTTCCTCAGCACATATCACGACCTACGGCATGCGGGCGGTCGACGTTTTCTATGTGCGCGATCTGGTAGGGACCAAGGTCACCTCCGAAACCCGTATGGCTGAAATCCGTACTGCCCTGCTGGCAACCATGAATCAGGACGATACCACCCGGCCGCTCAAGCCCGTCGCGGCCTGA